In a single window of the Peromyscus maniculatus bairdii isolate BWxNUB_F1_BW_parent chromosome 16, HU_Pman_BW_mat_3.1, whole genome shotgun sequence genome:
- the Tspyl4 gene encoding testis-specific Y-encoded-like protein 4, which produces MVAAARRKRGGAKHSLRCCAASAEDKEETSAGLTSAKMSGLDEDNELPLANTTTPARAPEDLDLKQNQELREETDAARAMEAAGEAGAEGGAPPDSEPCGPALCLAAAENPDAAAAAGEGLVDALSPSKGGDAASAPVAADDSNENGCQPGEPRSPAGPKALEACGAVGLGSQMIPGAKKTKEMTATKCAISAAAGKEGEAGAAMQEKKGAQKEKKVAGGGKEENRPRAPKINCMDSLEAIDQELSNVNAQADRAFLQLERKFGRMRRLHMQRRSFIIQNIPGFWVTAFRNHPQLSPMISGQDEDMMRYMINLEVEELKHPRAGCKFKFIFQSNPYFRNEGLVKEYERRSSGRVVSLSTPIRWHRGQEPQAHIHRNREGNTIPSFFNWFSDHSLLEFDRIAEIIKGELWSNPLQYYLMGDGPRRGVRVPPRQPVESPRSFRFQSG; this is translated from the coding sequence ATGGTAGCAGCAGCCCGAAGGAAAAGGGGTGGAGCTAAGCACTCACTGCGGTGCTGCGCTGCGTCTGCAGAGGACAAGGAAGAAACCTCTGCAGGGCTGACATCTGCCAAAATGAGCGGCCTGGATGAAGACAACGAGCTCCCTCTCGCCAACACCACGACCCCCGCCCGTGCCCCGGAAGATCTGGATCTGAAGCAGAACCAGGAGCTCCGGGAGGAAACCGACGCGGCGCGGGCGATGGAGGCTGCAGGTGAGGCCGGTGCAGAGGGAGGCGCGCCCCCGGATTCCGAGCCCTGCGGCCCTGCGCTTTGCCTTGCAGCGGCTGAGAATCCCGATGCCGCAGCGGCAGCCGGAGAGGGGCTGGTGGATGCTCTGTCTCCATCAAAGGGCGGGGACGCAGCCTCAGCCCCTGTGGCAGCGGACGACAGCAATGAAAATGGCTGTCAGCCTGGAGAGCCGCGCAGCCCTGCTGGGCCGAAAGCTCTAGAAGCCTGTGGTGCGGTGGGCCTGGGGTCTCAGATGATCCCGGGGGCAAAGAAGACCAAGGAAATGACGGCGACCAAGTGCGCCATCTCTGCAGCCgcggggaaggagggggaagcgGGGGCGGCGATGCAGGAGAAGAAGGGGgcacagaaggagaaaaaggtagctggaggagggaaggaggagaatcgTCCCAGGGCCCCGAAGATCAATTGCATGGACTCGCTGGAGGCCATCGATCAAGAGCTGTCAAACGTAAATGCGCAGGCCGACAGGGCCTTCCTCCAGCTGGAGCGCAAATTTGGGCGGATGAGAAGGCTCCACATGCAGCGCAGAAGTTTCATCATCCAAAACATCCCAGGTTTCTGGGTCACCGCTTTTCGGAACCACCCTCAGCTGTCACCAATGATCAGTGGCCAAGATGAAGACATGATGAGGTACATGATCAATTTGGAGGTGGAGGAGCTTAAGCACCCAAGAGCAGGCTGCAAATTCAAGTTCATCTTTCAAAGCAACCCCTACTTCCGAAATGAGGGGCTGGTCAAGGAATATGAGCGCAGATCCTCTGGTCGAGTGGTGTCGCTCTCCACTCCAATCCGCTGGCACCGGGGCCAAGAACCCCAGGCCCATATCCACAGGAATCGGGAAGGGAACACGATTCCCAGTTTCTTCAATTGGTTCTCAGATCACAGCCTCCTAGAATTCGACAGAATAGCTGAAATTATCAAGGGGGAGCTGTGGTCCAACCCCCTACAATACTACCTGATGGGTGATGGGCCACGCAGAGGAGTTCGCGTCCCACCAAGACAGCCAGTGGAGAGCCCCAGGTCCTTCAGGTTCCAGTCTGGCTAA